The genome window CTGACCGGCTTAAGGTACAAATCGTGCAAGAAGAGTTAGGGGCAAAGCCGCTGACCATGGCCTTACTGGAACTCCATCAATTGCAGAAACTCATGGGGTTTGTTGGGGACGAATTCAAAAACGTCCGGCTTTCCAAAGCAGCTTCAGGAGATGGCACGGCGCACTTTAATGTGGGCATTTTCCCGGAACGCGGTTTACGCATGGCGGGTAAGGGCAAACCGCTGTCCTTTGGAGCCGCCCTGCCGGATACCTGCGGAAGCTTCCTATGCGCTGAAAATGTGCTCTGGCAGCAAGGCGGCAACCAGGTTTACTTTACCCGGCAGGTGAACGGCGAGGACTATAATTTTCTGGTCAATCCATTCCCGTTTGGGCTGCACCATAGCGTGGCGGCTTCGTCACAATGCCAGCCCCAATCGCCCAGAGGCACGTTGGAGATGATCGCAGCAGGTCTGGGCCGCCGCATCGCGGATGCTTTGGACTTGGCCGCCCAGGCCCGCGAATTCGTGGTGCTGTGGAATGGTGAAGGCGCCGCCGCGTCGCAGCGGCATCTGCATTTTCAACAACTCTGGAAGTGCAATGAGCCATACCCATTGCAAGCGGCGGCGCAACGCGCCAGTTTGGACAAGAGCGACCCGGCGGTGCTGTTGATTGACGAACCCTATTATCCCCTCACGTCCTTTAGATTACGCGGTGAAGGGTCCGCAGTAATTGCGGCGGGAGTGGAATTGGCGCTGCATTGGCGCACCTGCGTGGGCGAAAAAGCCACCGAGAACCTGATCGTCATTTGGGAGGCTGATGCGCCCTCGCTTTATTATGTGCCGCGACACGCGGACGCGGCTTATGCTTCCGGGTTTCCCGGACAGGTTGGCGCCTTTGAATGCCTGGGAAATTTTATTTTCGCCAATGGCGAATTGTTTGATCGAGGCGGTGTTGATTATGCCTTTTTGCGCCGGTTGTTGCGTGACGTAAGTATCGGACGTAGTTTCACCGCTCATTCCTGATGTTGGTTGTTTGTGGCAGCCCTGTCGGCGCTATTGGTGTCGGCAGGGCGCTTTTCTTGCGCCTTTTGCGGCGCAGACAGCCAAGACAAGCCAGCCTTGTGAGTTTGATGGCAACTCCGAAATTGATTTTCTTTGACGCGGGCGGGACGCTGTTTGAGCCACGCGAAGCTGTCGGCGAAACCTATGCCCGCTTGGCACTGCGCTATGAACATCGCGCCGATGCTGCATCCCTGCAAGCGGGTTTTATCCGCTGCTTTCGCGCGCAACCGCCGCTGGCCTTTTCAGGCTTCGGGTCATCCATTGAGTTAGAGCGATTGGAATATGAATGGTGGCGGCGGCTGGTGTTTGAGGTCATGGCGGCGGACGATTTTCCGCGCTTTGAGGAATTCTTTGCCGCTGCCTTTGCGCATTATCGCGCCCCCGAAGCCTGGCGGTTGTTCGACGATGTTCGGCCAACCTTGCAAGCACTGAATGAACTCGGCGTGCGCTGCGCGGTGCTCTCCAACTTCGATTCACGGTTGCATGATTTGCTGCGGGGCTTCGCGTTGGCAGACCAGTTTGCCGGTGTGCATTTTTCAGCGCAGTTAGGCGTGGCAAAACCGGATGTGCGCATTTTCGAAGCTGCTTTGCATTTTCATGGATTGCGTCCGGCAGAAGCTTGGCACGTGGGCGATTCGGTGCGGGAAGATTTTGAAGGGGCGCTGAACGCAGGCTTAGGGGCTTGGTTGATTGCGCGGCAGGCAACCGGCGCTGGAATCCGGCCAGCCCAATTAACGCGCTTAGACCAATTGATTGGACTGGTGCAACAAAGCCGCGCCTAAAAGGTGCCTGCCTTTATTTCACGAAAGGCGCTCACTTTTCAGGGCCGAAACTGGCTCACTATCAGGTTGTGCTTTGTGCAGCCGCTGCCACACCTTGTGCAGCTTTGAGGCGATTACGCCGCTAAAACCCGCCGGATCAAACACGCCCATGGCCGAACTGATCATGCGCAACTGCACACGGGGCGGGTAAAGGGCGACATAATCCGGCTCGACATACGAGGGGGCAAACTTGGCTTTGAAACGATGCAGCGCTTTGAAGTGATAGAAGGCGTCAAAGTGCTCGTAAATCAGTTTGAGCAGTCGCGCCAGTTGTTTGAATTGGCCGGTGAGTTCGTTCGGCTTGATGCCCGCTAGTGGCGAGGTTGCCAGCGTCGCCAGTTGCGCGCCTTCGGCAGCCAGATGTCGCAGGGCTTCGACCACCAACAATTCACTGATGCCGCGCGTAGCCGCCGGATGGCGGATCAGGTCTTCGAGATACCAGCCCCGCCGCGCAAAAATGGGCGAACAGGCCAGCAGCCCCGTCAGGCGCCCGTCGGCCTCGCGTGCCAGGAAGTACCGTTTGTGTTCGCTCAGTTTGAACGGATCCAATTCGAGCAACCAGCCCAGCGCGTCCACTTCGCGCGTGTTGATCCAGGCCTGGCAGAGTTCTTCAATTTCCGTGCGCGTGCTTTCGTCGCTTTGCGCGGGCACATATTGCTCGATGCGCACGCCGGCTTTGCGGGCCTGGTTGACGCCCGCGCGGACTTTTTTGGCGCGGTCGCCAGCGGGTTTCCACTCCGGCAATTTGAAATAGCCGGATTCACCCACGCACAACAGCGCCATCCCGCAAGCGCGCGCCACCGCCGCATATTCCGCGCCGAGCGGCAGCATCAGACAATCCAGCTTGTTTTGCTCACACCAGGCTAGAAAACGCGCGGTCACGCTGTGCCAATCTGCGTGCGGAGCCAAGGGCGCCGCCACGACGATGGCGACGTGCCCAACCTGGCGATACACCACCGCCGCTTCGGGATCGCTTGTCCACCAGACCTGCATACCGTCGTAAAGCGAAAGAAACGACTGATGCTCCCAGCCGTAACGTTGCACCAAATCCAACAGGCGTTGGTTGGCTGGCTTGGTTGCGGCTGGATTTTGTGTCGCGGCAAGCAGACGCGCGGCGCGTTGTTGGGTGCGCCAATCGCCTTGCAAGATCAGCGCGCAGCGCCCCGCCGCCAGCGCGTCTTCGACTTCTTTGAGGGCCAGGCGTTTTAAGCCGAGGCGTTTCAACCATGCGACCGTACCGCCCGCCGCCATGCCGCTGGCTGCCGCTTTGGCCGTTAGGGCCAGCTTATGGATGGCCGCCGCCCGCACCAAATGTCCCGCTAGCAACAGATGCCCCCCGCCCGGCAATAAAAACAGGGCGCCCGCACCGGCAGCAGCGCCCAACAGCAGCGGTTTCTTCCAAGCCATTTTGGCGGCGCTGGGCGTCGCCGCGCTGATCACGCTGAGGCGTTGCGCCTCGATACCGCCGGCGCGTAAATGCGCCAGCGCGGCTTCGGCTTGCGCCAGATTGTCATAAGTGCCAAGCAGTTTTGCCATACAGGTCTTAATCGGTATTTTTGATAGTTTTGATCGTTGCCCCGCACCGTGCGCAAGGCAGCGCCAGATAACCTAAACGGCTATTCGTGGCGACCGAAATGTCCTCCAGATAAAACGCCGCAAGACCGGGCAGACAGTGCGCGGTTGCGGTTCACTTTTTGGTGGCCAGCTTGTCTACAACAAATAGTCGGTGTGGGGCCAGAACGCAAGGGCAGTTTGGCGTAGCCGGGAGGCAAGCGTTGCGGCATTTGAACATTGCGTTCATGATTGGCTTGTCGAAGGCGTTCGATAAGCAGCGTGTTGAGGCTGAGCGCTTCTTCTGCAACCTTCATCCGCGAAATTCAGCACAGGCAAAGTGATGATACAGATTTCAAATCAAGAGATACTGTTGCGCTTGTTGTTGGCGTTCTTCTGTGGCGCCTTGATCGGTATTGAGCGGCAATCTCAGCACAAAATGGCCGGGCTGAAAACCAATTGCCTGGTGGCGTTGGGGGCCACCAATGTCACGCTCGTGGCCCTGCTGGGCTTCAGTAATCCGGCCCAGGTGGCGACGGGCGTGATCACCGGTATTGGGTTTCTCGGCGCAGGCGTCATCATTCATCAAGGGGCAAGTGTGCAAGGCATCAACTCCGCCGCAACCTTGTGGGTCACGGCAGGCATTGGCATGGCGCTGGGCATTGGCCGCTATACCCTGGCGCTGGCCGTGCTGGTCATTACCTTGATTGAGCAAGTGTTTTTGCGCGCCTTGGCGAATTGGTTGGATCGGCGTATGGCCAAGGCCAAAAGCGACTCGGGCAAGCAGGCAGATCCCCCAACGAGCCAGTCGCCGCTTGTGTGATAGGTCAGCAAGGTTAGTTTGATGCCGTAGGCAAACTCGGTTTGCAACTTTGCTTGACTGGCCCGATGATCGTGCCCACACTCGCACATTCCATAACCATTTTGGGAGAGAAGAAAGATGATGAGACACACCTTGCTCGTGTTGCTGCTCTGTACAGCCCCGTTGTGGGCGCAAAGCAAACCGGAGGACAAAACGCTGGCTGGCAAGACCGCCGGGATGCAGAAGATAGACGGTTACTTGCCGCTCTATTGGGACGCCGCGAACGGCAAGCTGTGGCTGGAGATTGCGCAGTTCAACACGGAATTTCTCTATCAAGTCTCGCTGCCGGCGGGCATTGGTTCCAATCCCATCGGGCTGGATCGCGGGCAACTCGGCGGGACGTATGTCGTCGCGTTCGAGCGCGTCGGGCCGAAAGTGCTGATGATGCAACCGAATT of Acidobacteriota bacterium contains these proteins:
- a CDS encoding HAD-IA family hydrolase; translation: MATPKLIFFDAGGTLFEPREAVGETYARLALRYEHRADAASLQAGFIRCFRAQPPLAFSGFGSSIELERLEYEWWRRLVFEVMAADDFPRFEEFFAAAFAHYRAPEAWRLFDDVRPTLQALNELGVRCAVLSNFDSRLHDLLRGFALADQFAGVHFSAQLGVAKPDVRIFEAALHFHGLRPAEAWHVGDSVREDFEGALNAGLGAWLIARQATGAGIRPAQLTRLDQLIGLVQQSRA
- a CDS encoding DUF2156 domain-containing protein; this encodes MAKLLGTYDNLAQAEAALAHLRAGGIEAQRLSVISAATPSAAKMAWKKPLLLGAAAGAGALFLLPGGGHLLLAGHLVRAAAIHKLALTAKAAASGMAAGGTVAWLKRLGLKRLALKEVEDALAAGRCALILQGDWRTQQRAARLLAATQNPAATKPANQRLLDLVQRYGWEHQSFLSLYDGMQVWWTSDPEAAVVYRQVGHVAIVVAAPLAPHADWHSVTARFLAWCEQNKLDCLMLPLGAEYAAVARACGMALLCVGESGYFKLPEWKPAGDRAKKVRAGVNQARKAGVRIEQYVPAQSDESTRTEIEELCQAWINTREVDALGWLLELDPFKLSEHKRYFLAREADGRLTGLLACSPIFARRGWYLEDLIRHPAATRGISELLVVEALRHLAAEGAQLATLATSPLAGIKPNELTGQFKQLARLLKLIYEHFDAFYHFKALHRFKAKFAPSYVEPDYVALYPPRVQLRMISSAMGVFDPAGFSGVIASKLHKVWQRLHKAQPDSEPVSALKSERLS
- a CDS encoding MgtC/SapB family protein, encoding MIQISNQEILLRLLLAFFCGALIGIERQSQHKMAGLKTNCLVALGATNVTLVALLGFSNPAQVATGVITGIGFLGAGVIIHQGASVQGINSAATLWVTAGIGMALGIGRYTLALAVLVITLIEQVFLRALANWLDRRMAKAKSDSGKQADPPTSQSPLV